A region of [Bacteroides] pectinophilus DNA encodes the following proteins:
- the hisG gene encoding ATP phosphoribosyltransferase yields the protein MGNDRYITFALAKGRLARKTLQIFEEIGITCDEMKDENSRKLIFTNEDLKLRFFLAKATDVPTYVEYGAADIGIVGKDTILEEGRKLYEVLDLKTGNCRMCVCGPQSARELLMHHELIRVATKYPNIAKDYFYNKKHQTVEIIKLNGSIELAPIVGLSEVIVDIVETGATLRENGLTVLEEVCPLSARMVVNEVSMKMQNERINDIITRLRKYIDEKNA from the coding sequence ATGGGTAACGACAGATATATAACATTTGCACTTGCCAAGGGAAGACTTGCCAGGAAGACATTGCAGATATTTGAAGAGATAGGGATTACTTGCGATGAGATGAAGGATGAGAACTCAAGAAAGCTTATATTCACTAATGAGGATCTTAAGCTCAGATTCTTCCTTGCCAAGGCAACGGATGTTCCTACATATGTGGAGTACGGAGCTGCTGATATAGGAATTGTTGGGAAGGATACGATACTTGAAGAGGGACGCAAGCTCTATGAAGTTCTTGATCTTAAGACCGGCAACTGCAGGATGTGCGTGTGCGGACCGCAGTCGGCAAGGGAGCTTCTAATGCACCATGAACTTATCAGAGTTGCGACAAAGTATCCTAATATTGCCAAGGATTATTTCTATAATAAGAAACATCAGACGGTTGAGATAATCAAGCTTAACGGTTCAATAGAGCTTGCACCTATCGTAGGGCTGTCAGAGGTTATTGTCGATATAGTCGAGACAGGAGCCACACTCAGGGAGAATGGACTTACGGTACTTGAGGAGGTATGTCCGTTATCTGCAAGAATGGTTGTTAATGAAGTAAGCATGAAGATGCAGAATGAGCGTATTAACGATATCATTACAAGATTAAGAAAATATATTGACGAGAAGAATGCATAA
- the hisZ gene encoding ATP phosphoribosyltransferase regulatory subunit gives MKKERLLHTPEGVRDIYNGECARKLMVQNRIHDVLKSYGYNDISTPTFEFFDVFNKERGSVASNEMFKFFDRDGNTLVLRPDMTPSIARTAAKYYGDSNMTLKLCYIGNTFINNHNYQGRLKETTQIGAELIGDSSIYADAEIISMVIDSLLSSGLKEFQVEIGQVQFFRGLLKEAGIDTDTEDELVELMLNKNFYGVEELLKSQNLDDSLTDTLLVLPQLFGSVEVLDRARSITSNEEALEAIAYLEELYGMLAQNGYDKYITFDLGMLSKHKYYTGVIFNGYTYGTGDAVVKGGRYDKLIGQFGSDKASIGFSLTADQLMVALERQKIEIPCDRNGVMILHTPSQWSRAVKLAAQLRNAGVSASMLCSRSIDDSECRAYAESSDITDIISMTDGEDVRILNLASGDIKTAAAQDVLKLL, from the coding sequence ATGAAAAAGGAACGACTGCTTCATACACCTGAAGGTGTACGTGATATTTATAACGGAGAATGTGCCAGAAAGCTTATGGTCCAGAACAGGATTCATGATGTCCTGAAGTCATATGGCTATAATGACATATCTACTCCTACATTTGAATTCTTTGATGTGTTCAATAAGGAGAGAGGAAGTGTGGCATCTAACGAGATGTTCAAGTTCTTTGACAGGGATGGCAATACACTTGTGCTTCGTCCTGATATGACACCTTCGATTGCAAGGACTGCTGCCAAGTATTATGGTGACAGCAATATGACGCTTAAGCTGTGCTACATCGGCAATACATTTATTAACAATCATAATTATCAGGGACGTCTCAAGGAGACAACACAGATTGGAGCAGAGCTTATCGGAGATTCGTCAATATATGCCGATGCAGAGATAATCTCTATGGTGATTGATTCTCTTTTGAGTTCGGGACTTAAGGAATTTCAGGTTGAGATAGGACAGGTCCAGTTCTTCAGAGGACTTCTTAAGGAAGCAGGAATAGATACAGATACGGAAGATGAGCTTGTTGAGCTTATGCTTAATAAGAATTTTTACGGAGTAGAGGAACTTCTGAAATCACAGAATCTTGATGACAGTCTTACCGATACACTCCTTGTTCTGCCACAGCTTTTTGGCTCAGTTGAAGTACTTGACAGGGCACGCTCTATTACAAGTAATGAAGAAGCACTTGAAGCTATTGCATATCTTGAGGAACTTTATGGAATGCTTGCACAGAACGGATATGACAAATATATTACATTTGACCTTGGAATGCTCAGTAAGCATAAGTACTATACCGGAGTTATATTCAACGGATATACATACGGTACGGGGGATGCAGTAGTCAAGGGCGGACGTTATGATAAGCTTATAGGACAGTTCGGAAGTGATAAGGCATCAATCGGATTTTCACTCACGGCCGACCAGCTTATGGTAGCGTTAGAACGCCAGAAGATAGAGATACCTTGCGACAGGAACGGAGTAATGATACTTCACACGCCTTCACAGTGGAGCAGAGCGGTAAAGCTTGCAGCACAGCTGCGCAATGCAGGAGTCAGCGCCAGCATGTTATGCAGCAGGTCAATTGATGACAGCGAGTGCAGGGCATATGCAGAGTCATCGGATATTACGGATATTATCTCAATGACAGACGGTGAGGATGTAAGAATCCTTAATCTTGCGTCAGGTGATATTAAGACTGCTGCAGCACAGGATGTTTTAAAATTGCTTTAA
- a CDS encoding diguanylate cyclase — protein MESNYIEKYELIDGWAIINVNFEIVSANESYYRFAGIARNYTITDVIHQVDLDDFIEVANSLKTNASKTMVLRMRRVDNSYRWIMAEIRRGELRGNKTDDADEESAYEYLELKLNDIQALKHQNQNLRQMINEYSHLLSLEGELVYAIDCRLRDVTIYRFIDDEMSVVDTRPLVDIAAEYRAPGIIPDDEKAEFEALCSDIDNGSARFVHKFHVNSSEYSILSSGLIEFKGSTYYLEGKKTRIVGTIKVLEEGISFSKNLLGNDKESRNLTSTGVLKYIKDSITYTPSGEMMLMLLQIDELAKMAAKYGKKAADDTFRLVLDMCRDKVWCRGVAGADDNNIIYIAVRDINVEVNARAFIESLRTMIKWRYMLLNNDKITFSIGVSRYPFNGKDYDKMILKARRALEIANEKGHNRFIIYKEMLHGEI, from the coding sequence ATGGAAAGTAACTATATTGAGAAGTACGAACTGATTGATGGTTGGGCAATTATTAATGTTAATTTTGAGATTGTATCTGCTAATGAAAGTTATTACAGATTTGCAGGTATTGCGAGAAATTATACAATAACAGATGTAATACATCAGGTTGATCTTGACGATTTTATAGAGGTGGCTAATTCACTTAAGACCAATGCATCCAAGACAATGGTTCTGCGTATGCGCCGTGTTGATAATTCATACAGATGGATTATGGCCGAGATACGACGGGGGGAGCTGCGTGGCAATAAGACTGATGATGCCGATGAAGAATCTGCATATGAATATCTTGAACTTAAGCTTAATGATATACAGGCACTTAAGCATCAGAATCAGAATCTCCGTCAGATGATTAATGAATACAGTCATCTGCTTTCACTCGAAGGAGAGCTGGTATATGCAATTGACTGCAGGCTGAGAGACGTTACAATATACAGATTTATAGATGATGAGATGTCTGTCGTTGATACAAGACCGCTTGTTGATATAGCAGCAGAGTACAGGGCACCGGGAATTATTCCTGATGATGAGAAGGCTGAATTTGAAGCACTGTGTTCGGATATAGATAATGGTTCGGCAAGATTTGTACATAAGTTTCACGTTAATTCATCGGAATACAGTATACTGAGCAGCGGTCTCATTGAATTCAAGGGAAGTACTTATTATCTTGAAGGAAAAAAGACAAGAATAGTAGGAACTATTAAGGTGCTTGAAGAGGGAATATCATTCTCAAAGAATCTTCTTGGTAATGATAAGGAAAGCCGTAATCTGACAAGCACCGGTGTGCTTAAGTATATTAAGGACAGCATTACATATACTCCGTCCGGTGAGATGATGCTTATGCTTCTGCAGATTGACGAACTTGCTAAGATGGCGGCAAAGTACGGCAAAAAAGCCGCTGATGACACGTTCAGGCTTGTGCTTGATATGTGCAGGGATAAGGTATGGTGCAGAGGTGTTGCCGGTGCAGATGATAATAATATAATTTATATTGCCGTAAGGGATATCAATGTTGAAGTTAATGCGAGAGCATTTATCGAATCTCTCAGAACCATGATTAAGTGGAGATACATGCTGCTTAACAATGATAAGATTACATTTTCAATAGGCGTTTCCCGCTATCCGTTCAACGGCAAGGATTATGACAAGATGATTCTTAAAGCCAGAAGAGCACTGGAGATTGCCAATGAAAAAGGACACAACAGATTTATAATATATAAAGAGATGCTTCATGGAGAGATATAA
- a CDS encoding Holliday junction resolvase RecU, protein MGTWNSRGLRGSTLEELINHSNDRYRTSGLALIQKVPTPITPVKMDKGTGQITLAYFNQKSTVDYIGVVQGIPVCFDAKECASDTFPIQNIHEHQIEFMSDFEKQGGITFIIADFVMRNETYYIPYSDVMRFWKRARDGGRKSFTYEEINKEFKIRSHNGIMVHYIEMLQKDLDVRDSYGK, encoded by the coding sequence ATGGGAACATGGAATTCAAGAGGACTTAGAGGCTCTACATTAGAAGAGCTGATTAATCATAGCAATGACAGATACAGAACATCAGGACTGGCACTTATACAGAAGGTTCCGACACCGATTACCCCGGTGAAGATGGACAAAGGCACCGGGCAGATTACCCTGGCATATTTTAACCAGAAGAGTACGGTGGATTATATAGGTGTTGTCCAGGGAATTCCGGTATGCTTTGATGCCAAAGAATGTGCGTCAGATACATTCCCGATTCAGAATATCCATGAGCATCAGATTGAATTCATGAGCGATTTTGAGAAGCAGGGCGGGATTACATTTATCATTGCTGATTTTGTGATGCGTAATGAGACATATTACATTCCGTATTCAGATGTCATGCGGTTCTGGAAACGTGCCAGAGATGGCGGGAGAAAGAGCTTTACTTATGAAGAGATAAATAAAGAGTTTAAAATTCGTTCGCATAATGGTATAATGGTTCATTATATTGAAATGCTTCAGAAAGATCTTGATGTGAGGGACAGCTATGGAAAGTAA
- a CDS encoding RluA family pseudouridine synthase, with amino-acid sequence MKELVISSREAGLRLDRYLERYLCNAQKNFIYKMLRKKNITLNDTKCNGNEKLAGGDRIKIFFSDETLRKFTSAEKDTTHRDVPDKIKLKVMYEDEDIVIIDKPSGMLSQKASAGDKSLVEYVTEYLLDTGSLTQKDLITFRPGICNRLDRNTSGLVVAGKTIKGLQEMSEAFRDRTLHKYYICVVAGRINERSRVSGYLVRDEKTNKSTIYADYKEAMDNAEADMINNIETEYIPAVSNDNFTLLKVKLITGRTHQIRAHLASLGHPIAGDVKYGSRQINKRMSDQYHIKSQMLHAYELDYPQRGLCVRTDIPKEFDRVLKGEHIWEHGIQEDLEALH; translated from the coding sequence ATGAAAGAACTTGTTATATCTTCACGCGAGGCAGGGCTGAGACTGGACAGATATCTTGAAAGATATCTGTGCAACGCGCAGAAGAACTTTATATATAAGATGCTCCGCAAAAAAAATATAACACTGAATGACACAAAGTGTAACGGTAATGAAAAGCTGGCTGGTGGCGACAGAATTAAGATATTTTTCTCTGATGAAACTCTTCGTAAGTTCACATCGGCCGAAAAAGATACAACACACCGGGATGTCCCTGATAAGATAAAGCTGAAAGTTATGTATGAGGATGAAGATATTGTTATCATAGACAAGCCGTCAGGAATGCTCTCACAGAAGGCATCAGCCGGTGATAAGTCGCTTGTTGAATATGTAACGGAGTACCTTCTTGATACGGGAAGTCTTACGCAGAAAGATCTTATTACATTCAGACCCGGTATCTGTAACAGACTTGACCGTAATACGAGCGGACTTGTTGTTGCGGGCAAGACAATAAAAGGACTTCAGGAGATGTCAGAAGCATTCAGGGACAGAACACTCCACAAGTATTATATATGTGTTGTTGCTGGACGGATTAATGAACGCAGCAGAGTAAGCGGCTATCTTGTACGTGATGAAAAGACTAACAAATCCACGATATATGCAGATTATAAGGAAGCCATGGATAATGCAGAGGCTGACATGATCAATAATATTGAAACGGAATATATTCCGGCTGTTTCTAATGACAATTTCACCCTTCTTAAGGTGAAGCTTATAACCGGACGTACACATCAGATAAGGGCGCATCTTGCGTCGCTTGGGCATCCGATTGCCGGTGATGTGAAGTATGGCAGCAGGCAGATTAATAAACGAATGTCAGACCAATATCATATAAAAAGCCAGATGCTGCATGCGTATGAGCTTGATTATCCGCAAAGAGGGCTGTGTGTCAGAACGGATATTCCGAAGGAGTTTGACAGGGTACTCAAAGGTGAACATATATGGGAACATGGAATTCAAGAGGACTTAGAGGCTCTACATTAG
- a CDS encoding YgiQ family radical SAM protein, translated as MIHDFLPICKGDMKKRGWDECDFVYITGDAYVDHSSFGPAIISRILEAHGYRVGIIAQPDWKNRESITILGRPRLGFLVSAGNMDSMVNHYTVSRKRRHTDAYSPGGRMGLRPDYATVVYCNLIRQTYKDVPIIIGGIEASLRRLSHYDYWSDKVKHSILIDSGADLISYGMGEHSIVEIADALDAGINVKDITYIRGTVYRTDSTDNITEEYIELPSYDEVSTDKKQYAHSFYSQYCNTDPFVAKILVEKVKNKMYVVQNPPAYPLTQQEMDDVYALDYMCDYHPVYKKDGGIPALSEIKFSLTSNRGCFGGCSFCALTFHQGRIVQTRSHESIINEAKHMTEEKDFKGYIHDVGGPTANFRHTSCDKQLRYGTCPSKQCLFPKPCNNLKVDHKDYVALLRKLRKLPKVKKVFVRSGIRFDYVMADSDDTFLRELCENHISGQLRVAPEHISDNVLKMMGKPSNDVYMAFLNRYAKINKKTGKEQFVVPYLMSSHPGSTMKEAIELAEYVRDMGYIPEQVQDFYPTPSTLSTCMYYTGYDPRTMEKVYTPRSPHEKAMQRALIQYRNPENYELVKEALLSNGRSDLIGFDRHCLIPPRKMAARGERFEKTGKKRKRNTRVH; from the coding sequence ATGATACATGATTTTTTGCCCATATGTAAGGGCGATATGAAAAAGAGGGGCTGGGATGAGTGCGACTTTGTGTATATCACGGGGGATGCATACGTAGACCATTCATCGTTTGGACCGGCGATAATAAGCAGGATACTTGAGGCACACGGCTACAGGGTTGGAATTATTGCCCAGCCAGACTGGAAGAACAGGGAGAGCATTACAATACTTGGAAGACCGAGACTGGGCTTCCTTGTGAGCGCCGGCAACATGGATTCAATGGTTAACCATTATACCGTTTCCAGGAAAAGGCGTCATACGGATGCGTACTCACCGGGAGGCAGAATGGGGCTTCGGCCGGATTATGCAACGGTTGTATACTGCAATCTTATAAGGCAGACATATAAGGATGTACCTATAATTATCGGAGGAATAGAGGCGAGTCTGCGTCGACTGTCACATTATGATTACTGGTCGGACAAGGTTAAGCATTCAATACTGATTGATTCGGGAGCAGACCTGATATCATACGGAATGGGAGAGCATTCAATAGTAGAGATAGCAGATGCACTGGATGCCGGAATTAATGTAAAAGATATAACATATATAAGAGGAACCGTTTACCGTACTGATTCGACGGATAATATAACCGAGGAATATATAGAACTGCCATCGTATGATGAGGTGAGTACGGACAAGAAACAGTATGCACACAGCTTCTACAGCCAGTACTGCAATACGGATCCGTTTGTTGCAAAGATACTTGTAGAAAAAGTTAAGAACAAGATGTATGTGGTTCAGAATCCACCGGCGTATCCGCTTACACAGCAGGAGATGGATGATGTGTATGCACTTGATTATATGTGTGATTATCATCCGGTGTATAAGAAGGATGGTGGGATACCGGCACTGTCAGAGATTAAGTTCAGTCTCACGAGCAACAGAGGATGCTTTGGCGGATGCAGTTTCTGCGCCCTTACATTTCATCAGGGACGCATAGTCCAGACGAGAAGCCATGAAAGCATAATTAATGAAGCAAAGCATATGACTGAGGAAAAAGATTTTAAGGGATATATCCATGATGTAGGAGGCCCAACTGCTAACTTCAGGCATACATCCTGCGACAAACAGCTCAGATATGGTACATGCCCTTCAAAACAGTGTCTGTTTCCAAAACCGTGTAACAACCTGAAAGTAGACCACAAGGATTATGTGGCGCTGCTGCGTAAGCTGCGTAAGCTTCCTAAGGTCAAGAAAGTATTTGTAAGGTCGGGAATAAGATTTGATTATGTTATGGCTGACAGTGATGATACGTTCTTAAGGGAATTATGCGAGAATCACATAAGCGGGCAGCTCCGCGTGGCTCCGGAGCACATAAGCGATAACGTACTTAAGATGATGGGAAAGCCTTCTAATGATGTATATATGGCATTCCTTAACCGGTATGCAAAGATTAACAAAAAGACAGGCAAGGAGCAGTTTGTTGTTCCTTATCTTATGTCATCGCATCCGGGTTCGACTATGAAAGAGGCAATTGAACTTGCTGAGTATGTAAGAGATATGGGGTACATACCTGAACAGGTGCAGGATTTTTATCCGACCCCGTCAACATTGTCTACATGCATGTATTATACAGGATATGATCCACGTACAATGGAGAAAGTGTACACACCGAGAAGTCCGCATGAGAAGGCGATGCAGCGTGCACTTATCCAGTACCGCAATCCGGAGAATTATGAACTTGTAAAGGAAGCGCTGCTTTCCAACGGAAGAAGTGACCTGATAGGATTTGACAGACATTGTCTCATTCCACCGCGTAAGATGGCAGCAAGAGGTGAAAGATTTGAAAAGACAGGGAAGAAGAGAAAAAGGAATACCAGGGTACATTAA
- a CDS encoding HAD family phosphatase, with translation MHVWKDIDEEFLGSRNLTAPKSMTQDVEGMSIHETAVYFKETFNLPESTEEITQLWNDMAFDRYANSLQLKPYARMLLDELVKRRIKIGIATSNSRKLVTECLNAHGIADMFAAVVTGCDVNHGKPDPEIYLTAAENMGVFPCSCLVFEDVVKGIQAGISAGMTTCAVYDEFSRDTDDEKRRLADYYIDSFEELFVQDKNVQK, from the coding sequence ATGCATGTATGGAAGGACATTGATGAGGAATTCCTTGGAAGCAGGAACCTTACCGCACCAAAGTCGATGACACAGGATGTGGAAGGAATGAGCATACATGAGACAGCGGTTTATTTCAAAGAGACATTTAATCTTCCTGAATCGACTGAAGAGATAACACAGTTGTGGAACGATATGGCATTTGACAGGTATGCCAACAGCTTACAACTGAAGCCGTATGCAAGGATGCTTCTTGATGAGCTTGTAAAAAGAAGAATCAAAATCGGAATTGCAACAAGCAATTCGAGAAAACTGGTTACAGAATGCCTTAATGCACACGGAATAGCAGATATGTTTGCGGCAGTTGTGACTGGCTGTGATGTCAATCATGGCAAGCCTGACCCGGAGATATATCTTACGGCAGCGGAGAATATGGGAGTATTTCCATGCAGCTGTCTTGTGTTTGAGGATGTTGTCAAAGGAATACAGGCCGGCATATCAGCCGGAATGACAACATGTGCGGTATATGATGAATTTTCCAGAGATACCGATGACGAGAAACGCAGGCTTGCGGATTATTATATAGATTCATTTGAAGAGTTATTTGTGCAGGATAAGAATGTACAAAAATAA